A segment of the Prochlorococcus marinus str. SB genome:
CGCTATATTTTTTTGTGATTTCTCTATGATTCATTTTGAGTATTATTATAAATAAATTATAAAGTTACTAAAAAAAATTTTTGTATAAAAGATATCAAAAAAGACTTTAAGTACCTTTACCTATTTAAACCAACCTTTATTCTTTGGTTTAATCTCTTCTTTAATAACTTCTTTTTTTCTCCCAAATAATCCCTTTTTTTGGACTGTTAAATTCTCTTCAACAGGTTTAGATTTTCTGCTAAATAAGCCTTTTTTAGGTTCTTTTTTAATTGATTCTTTTTTGTCGGAAATCTTTGTTTTTTTAGGATTAGATTTTGAATTTTTGGGTTTGCTATCTGCAAATAAAGTTTGATACACAAAAAAAGCAAAAACAGCAAAGAAACCTAATGCCTGTACTAAAGCAGTTCCAAGATTATCAAACATTTAGGCCTCAACTTTGTATAGTGATTCTTTTTCTTTCGCTTCTATACATTTTTTATCATCAGACAAGCATTCAATTTCTGCCTTCTTCTCAGTATGAGAACTGCAGCCACCTGCATTTGCATTAGATATCGAAAACAAAGTTAGTACCCCTAAAATTAAGGCGAATGAGATGTTAATCGGTTTCATGAATTTTATTTTTATTATGGAAAAATAATTTTGCAACTGCGAAGATAATCTTCTTTTCTGCTAAAAGTATCCCCTTTTATATATCTATTTGTAGTAATTAACTAAATCGATAATTAATATTGCTAATAATGAAAAACCTAAAATGAAAGGTAAATAAGGATATTTATTTAAAATTTTGTTTAGTTGATTTTTCGATGTTTGTTTTTCCTTTTTCTTTTCTCTAGGTGGTAAGCCTAACTCTTCCCTTCTCTTAGCTTCTCCCATAATTTTTAAACTGTTTATGACTATTCTATATATCTAGTAGTCGTAGTGTATTGTTCTAAATTTAAATTATTAACGGTTAAATTAATTTAAATTTTGGATATATTAAAAATATATAAAAAAAATTACATGATAGAAGTAGTTTGGTCAGTAAATATGATGATTGCAATTCTTATTATTGGTGTTGCCTGGGTTCTTTATTACATATTTACTTATGATCAAAAATTTACTTCCTAGATAAATGTCAGATAAAGATCTAAGTAATTTTCTAAAAAAAATAGAGCAACTTAATCAAATTGCTGAGCTAATAAAAAATAATCCTAGTAAAAAGTTATCCCTTTCAAAATGCAAGAATCATGATGAAGTAATTAAATTAACCACTGAATGGGGTTTTGATATTGGTAAAAGGTGGGGAGAATATTAATTGATTTTATTACCAGCATTATTAAAATTGCCATCAACATCAAATTAAATTCCTAATATTAATTAGTATTTCTTGTATTGGAGTTATGAAAGAAATTAGAGAGATAAAGTCAAATATATATAAAATAGCTGCTGTTACAGATAGGGGGCAAAGATTAAATAAATTAATTTCGCCAATGTATGAGGAAAAAGCTAATGAAATGGATGAATTGATTGATGCTCTTAAAAACTTTAGTTTTGAAATATCAGAAAAATTATTGTCTGGAGAGTGGGAATTGATTTTTTCTAATGTTGAATTATTTCGAAGTTCCCCTTTCTTCCTTGCTATTGAAAAGGCATTAAATGATGAATTTAAAAGTAATCTTTTTTTTAAATTACATCAATTGCAAGTAGGATCCTTTGGCATTTCAACTATTGGGAGAATTGCTCAAAAGATTGATTTTGAAAAAAAAGAATTTATATCTACTTTTGACACTACAATATTTGGGCTTACAACTATTCCTATCTTAGGTTGGTTCAAACTATTGCCTACTTTTGGTGGAAGAGTAATAACCCTAGCAAGTGATTTAGTTTTAAGAAATAATTTACTTGATATGAACTTACAAAAGACAAAAGTTTCCAAAGTTGATGGACTTAATAAGATTCCATTATTTAGTGAATTACTTATGAATCGATGGTATCCAGTTAAAGAGGTATGGAATAAGTTACCTTGGAATAAAGATTCGCCAAATTGCCAGGTTTCAATTGTATATTTAGACGATGAAATGAGAATTATGCAGGATATGTATGGGTCTATTTTTATTTATATAAGGCCTTCAATTTCCTTGTTGAATTCAAATTCAATCTCTAATGATTAATTAAAACACTGAAAATACTGCCATGAGTTAAATTCAAGATAATAATCCAGATCCTTTCAAATAAAATTTAAATAAAAGAATCACTAAAAGATTTACTATTGCTAAGGCTACTAAGCCATTTCTGTTTTTTACATCTAATTTCTTGATTACCTTAGAAAGGTAAACTACTGGATTTTCTGGCTCTTTATTATCCAAATTTTATTTAAATTTTAATTTGACAAAAAAATATCACAGTTTCATTTGAAGAATCAAAATTGTAAAGATGAATATCCAAAAAGAAATAAATAATTTTTAACCCATAATTCCTGCATTTCTTAAAAACGCTTTACCCATATTGCCAATTACAAAAAATAGAGACAGGTTAATTAAAAGGACTATTAATAATGCCAACATTTTATAGTTTGGATTAGATGAAATGCCATCAAATCCATTATTAAGAAATCTTTTAAAAAGTGATTTGTCAATTTTTAGTTTTTGTCGCTCAGAATCAAGTTTTACTTTTTCTTCTGAAGAATCTTGATTACTTGCTTTCTCTAGAAATTCTGTAAATGCCTTAACATTTTCTTCTTTTTTATTCCCCTCATTAAGATCTTTATTGTCTTCATTCAAATTGGGGGACGATTCGATTGAATTATTTTCCTCAGGATTAAGTTTTGAATCTTCCAAATTAATAGTAAATGCTAGGAGTATATTACACCATAAAAAAAACCCACTCGATCAATTGAAGAGAGGGTTAGCTAAGGTTAAAGTTCTTGTCTTGATAATAATTTATTTTAATTAAATTTGCGGTTGCAGCATAATGAAGTTTTAATTTAGATTATATTCGAGGTAATTTTTTCTTACACATGTTAGATGCAAATACTAAAAAAGCATGTAAAGATGATCCCTCAATAAGAGAAATTAAAATTAGAAATATAGAACATGCTATTGAACAAGCAGAATTGATTATAAAAGAATCAAAAATGAGCCAAGAAGAATTAATCTTTTTAAAAAGAAAAATATCGGACTCAAGACAAGATTTAGAGATACTTTATTTAATGAAAATTCAATGAAAATAAATTTGTTAATCTTTAAAAGGATTGAATATATGCAAAGAAAATTAATTTGTATATTTGAAGACTTATAAAGTTATAAGGGAATGTAATTATTTGTATAAAGGTTCTAGTTATGTCTAAAAATAATCTATATATACCTTTAAAGGTTGTTCCATACATTTTCATATCAATTACTGCCATAGCAATAACAGCAGCTACATATGTAATTACTTAGTTCTATAAGCTATGTAAAGCTTTTAGATATTAAATAAATTAAAATATTTGTAATAACTAATTATATGAATAAATTCAAAATAGCAATTTTTACAATATCAATAATCATATTTTCCCTAATTGGGATTAAAAAATTAATTTATATAAATCAAATTAAAGATATAAAAAATAAAGAAGAATCATTTTTAAATGAATCTATACGTGTTTTAAATGCATGTTTCGATCTAGAAAATAAAAATAAAAGAACTCTTAATAAATCAATTGAATTAATTGAGTATTGCTTAGAAGAATATGGATATAAAAACTGATTTCAAAACTTGAATGAAGAATTTCCTTAATACTCCACTAATATGCAAATAAAAATTTCTCATCAATAATCTTGTTATGTTCCATGATTTTTATTTAATAATATTTTCCTAATTTAATTTTTTTAAAATGACTAAAGTTAAATGTTCTTATTTAGGAAATTTAAACTGTGAGGCTATTCATCTACAATCTGGAAGTCTTATTAGAACTGATGCACCTTTAGATCACTGCGGTAAAGGTGAAAGTTTTTCCCCAACTGATTTATTAGCAACATCTCTAGGTACTTGCCTGTTAACCATCATGGCAATCAAAACCAAATCGAAAGGATATGATTTGAAAGGTATATATTTAAATATTGAAAAAGTAATGACACAAAATAGCGAAAGGAAGATAAAAGAACTAATAATAGATATTTTTATACCAGAGAGCACTTCTAATGAAACTATTGATTTTTTGAAAAAAGCTTCCAAAGAATGTCCAGTTACAAGAAATTTATCTCAAGAAATAGATATTAAAATTAGTTGGCATCATGAATAAACCTAAAATATAGTAATTACAAAAATATAATGAAATACTTTATTGGAATAATCATTCTTTTATTTGGAATATATATAATTACAGACTTGGCATTAAAGACTAGGTATACAAGAAAAAGACTTTCAAAAGGAAAAAAATAAATCTTTTAAATTTTTAATACTGCAGATAAAGTTAATAGATTTATTTTTGAAATAAGAATTAAGTCATATTTTAGTCAAATTTTTTCACTATTTTTTGGTCAATCAAACTAATTAAAGGGATCATGAAATTTACATTTATTCCAACAGTGCACCATGCATAAATAATAAGAAAAAATATTTTTATAAATAAATTAGGGGGTAAGGTGAAAAATATTTTGAAAAACCCGCCAATGAATAATACTAATATTCCAATTTGAAAAAGACCTTT
Coding sequences within it:
- a CDS encoding Nif11 family protein — encoded protein: MSDKDLSNFLKKIEQLNQIAELIKNNPSKKLSLSKCKNHDEVIKLTTEWGFDIGKRWGEY
- a CDS encoding PAP/fibrillin family protein; the encoded protein is MKEIREIKSNIYKIAAVTDRGQRLNKLISPMYEEKANEMDELIDALKNFSFEISEKLLSGEWELIFSNVELFRSSPFFLAIEKALNDEFKSNLFFKLHQLQVGSFGISTIGRIAQKIDFEKKEFISTFDTTIFGLTTIPILGWFKLLPTFGGRVITLASDLVLRNNLLDMNLQKTKVSKVDGLNKIPLFSELLMNRWYPVKEVWNKLPWNKDSPNCQVSIVYLDDEMRIMQDMYGSIFIYIRPSISLLNSNSISND
- a CDS encoding OsmC family protein produces the protein MTKVKCSYLGNLNCEAIHLQSGSLIRTDAPLDHCGKGESFSPTDLLATSLGTCLLTIMAIKTKSKGYDLKGIYLNIEKVMTQNSERKIKELIIDIFIPESTSNETIDFLKKASKECPVTRNLSQEIDIKISWHHE